The following are from one region of the Macaca thibetana thibetana isolate TM-01 chromosome 2, ASM2454274v1, whole genome shotgun sequence genome:
- the B3GNT5 gene encoding lactosylceramide 1,3-N-acetyl-beta-D-glucosaminyltransferase, giving the protein MRMLISGRRVKKWQFIQLFATCFIGSLMFFWEPIDNHIVSHMKSYSYRYLINSYDFVNDTLSLKHTSAGPRYQYLINHKEKCQAQDVLLLLFVKTAPENYDRRSAIRKTWGNENYVRSQLNANIKTLFALGTPSPLEGEELQRKLVWEDQMYNDVIQQDFVDSFYNLTLKLLMQFSWANTYCPHAKFLMTADDDIFIHMPNLIEYLQSLEQIGVQDFWIGRVHRGAPPIRHKSSKYYVSYEMYQWPAYPDYTAGAAYVISGDVAAKVYEASQTLNSSLYIDDVFMGLCANKIGIVPQYHVFFSGEGKTPYHPCIYEKMMTSHGHLQDLQDLWKNATDPKVKTISKGFFGQIYCRLMKIILLCKISYVDTYPCRAAFI; this is encoded by the coding sequence ATGAGAATGTTGATTAGTGGCAGAAGAGTCAAAAAATGGCAGTTTATTCAGTTATTTGCAACTTGTTTTATAGGGAGCCTCATGTTTTTTTGGGAACCGATCGATAATCACATTGTGAGCCATATGAAGTCATATTCTTACAGATACCTCATAAATAGCTATGACTTTGTGAACGATACCCTGTCTCTTAAGCACACCTCAGCGGGGCCTCGCTACCAGTACTTGATTAACCACAAGGAAAAGTGTCAAGCTCAAGACGTCCTCCTTTTACTGTTTGTAAAAACCGCTCCTGAAAACTACGATCGACGTTCCGCAATTAGAAAGACGTGGGGCAATGAGAATTACGTTCGGTCTCAGCTGAATGCCAACATCAAAACTCTGTTTGCCTTAGGAACTCCTAGTCCACTGGAGGGAGAAGAACTACAAAGAAAACTGGTTTGGGAAGATCAAATGTACAATGATGTAATTCAGCAAgactttgttgattctttctacAATCTTACTCTGAAATTACTTATGCAGTTCAGTTGGGCAAATACCTATTGTCCACATGCCAAATTTCTTATGACTGCTGATGATGACATATTTATTCACATGCCAAATCTGATTGAATACCTTCAAAGTTTAGAACAAATTGGTGTTCAAGACTTTTGGATTGGTCGTGTCCATCGTGGTGCCCCTCCCATTAGACATAAAAGCAGCAAATACTATGTGTCCTATGAAATGTACCAGTGGCCAGCTTACCCTGACTATACAGCTGGAGCTGCCTATGTAATCTCGGGTGATGTAGCTGCCAAAGTCTATGAGGCGTCACAGACACTTAATTCTAGTCTTTACATAGACGATGTGTTCATGGGCCTCTGTGCCAATAAAATAGGGATAGTACCACAGTACCATGTGTTTTTTTCTGGAGAGGGTAAAACTCCTTATCATCCCTGCATCTATGAAAAAATGATGACATCTCATGGACATTTACAAGATCTCCAGGACCTTTGGAAGAATGCTACAGATCCTAAAGTAAAAACCATTTCAAAAGGTTTTTTTGGTCAAATATACTGCAGATTAATGAAGATAATTCTCCTTTGTAAAATTAGCTATGTGGACACATATCCTTGTAGGGCTGCGTTTATCTAA